Proteins encoded together in one Sceloporus undulatus isolate JIND9_A2432 ecotype Alabama chromosome 4, SceUnd_v1.1, whole genome shotgun sequence window:
- the LOC121929144 gene encoding meckelin-like, with translation MATRRRWMLGLALLLLPSSRAAGPSGGPGFLLPLRQPRGCGPTQYFDIGSLSCGECGASQRKSRQDTSCECQPGFKIISNNGGSITCEKCPDDASGVTQDGWDCIACPYELTAEGKCKCPLNEILVERNTNGALLKTALCVQCDGMEPSFAAPKPLSNRCLRCEPTFISVNKSCTV, from the exons ATGGCGACGCGGAGGCGCTGGATGCTGGGCCTGGCCTTGCTCCTGCTCCCTTCGAGCCGCGCCGCTGGGCCTTCGGGCGGCCCAggcttcctccttcccctccggCAGCCTCGAGGCTGCGGCCCGACCCAGTACTTCGATATCGGAAGCCTCTCCTGCGGAGAGTGCGGGGCTTCCCAGAGGAAAAGCAGgcagg ATACATCTTGTGAATGTCAACCAGGATTCAAGATAATTTCTAATAATGGTGGATCTATTACTTGTGAAAAATGTCCAGACGATGCG aGCGGAGTTACTCAAGATGGATGGGACTGCATTGCTTGCCCTTATGAATTAACTGCTGAAGGAAAATGTAAATGCCCCCTTAATGAGATTTTAG TGGAAAGAAACACTAATGGTGCCTTATTGAAAACTGCATTGTGTGTTCAGTGTGATGGAATGGAACCGTCATTTGCTGCTCCAAAACCATTAAGTAACAG gTGTTTAAGATGTGAACCAACATTCATCAGTGTAAACAAGTCATGTACTGTCTGA